Proteins encoded in a region of the Populus nigra chromosome 3, ddPopNigr1.1, whole genome shotgun sequence genome:
- the LOC133689112 gene encoding pentatricopeptide repeat-containing protein At2g33680-like produces MNALLPAISLPCFSKPQQPFPPLKPKPPSTTLPSSFKPLKHSNSNKTQTPKLKTTQNCTNISFASPSEETLLSSDWPQLLKISIGSKDFLLGKAIHAYLVKLASQNDPFEGNNLINLYSKFNRLDLAWKVFDEMLVRNTITWTSLIKGCLENEDFVSGFSVVCDMCEFGEKFNEHTCVVILQACSDIGDVVLGEQIHGFVIKSGFEENVFVGTSLISMYSRSGNFDEAEKVFNGVGCKDLRCLNCMILEYGKAGYEKRAIGVFIYLISVGLDPNDYTFTNIISTCNVEEGKQLHGLAVKYGVLLQTSVGNAVITMYGENGMVEEAAIMFSVMNKKNLISWTALISGYTRNGYGKKAVDGFLELRGCGVECDSGLLATILDSCSECKNLEFGTQIHGLVIKLGYPCDINIGTALIDLYAKCKNLQSARTVFNGLSPRSTASFNAILVGFIENDSNEEDPMVFLSQLRLAGIKPDSVSFSRLLGLSANRASLVKGRGLHAYSIKTGFAGHISVSNALITMYAKCGIVEDAYQAFNSMSANDCISWNAIISAYSLHGQGEKALLLYQEMEEKGFTPDEITILVILQACTYSGLSEDGLHLFNTMESKYGIQPLLEHYACMVDLLGRAGYLSQAMDIINRSPFSESTLLWRTLVNVCKLCGDLNLGKLASKHLLDLSPDEAGSYVLVSNMYAGEGMIDEASKVRTTMKDLKLSKEAGSSWVEIDNMVHYFVASGTDHPESIEIYARLDLLRNEMRGIYDSKTDLNLI; encoded by the coding sequence ATGAATGCCCTTCTCCCCGCCATTTCCCTTCCCTGTTTCTCAAAACCCCAACAACCTTTCCCGCCATTGAAACCAAAACCACCCAGCACCACCTTACCCTCCTCCTTTAAACCCCTAAAacacagcaacagcaacaaaaCACAAACCCCAAAACTAAAAACAACTCAGAACTGCACTAATATCTCCTTTGCATCTCCTTCTGAAGAGACCCTTCTATCTAGTGACTGGCCTCAGCTCCTAAAAATCTCAATTGGGTCTAAAGATTTCCTGCTAGGCAAGGCAATCCATGCCTACTTAGTAAAACTAGCCTCCCAAAATGACCCATTTGAAGGCAATAATCTTATTAATCTGTATTCGAAATTTAACAGATTGGATCTGGCATGGaaggtgtttgatgaaatgcttGTTAGAAACACTATTACTTGGACTTCACTAATAAAAGGGTGTCTAGAGAATGAAGATTTTGTGTCTGGGTTTAGTGTTGTTTGTGATATGTGTGAATTTGGAGAGAAGTTTAATGAGCATACTTGCGTGGTGATTTTACAGGCTTGTAGCGATATAGGGGATGTGGTATTAGGGGAACAAATTCATGGTTTTGTAATAAAAAGTGGGTTTGAGGAGAATGTTTTTGTTGGCACTTCATTGATTTCTATGTACTCGAGAAGCGGGAACTTTGATGAGGCAGAGAAAGTGTTTAATGGTGTGGGTTGTAAAGATCTTCGGTGTTTAAATTGTATGATTTTGGAATATGGGAAGGCTGGATATGAGAAGAGGGCTATTGGGGTTTTTATATATCTGATAAGTGTTGGTTTGGATCCTAATGATTATACTTTCACTAACATAATTAGTACTTGCAATGTAGAGGAGGGTAAGCAACTACATGGACTTGCTGTAAAGTATGGTGTTTTGCTTCAAACTTCGGTGGGAAATGCAGTTATTACTATGTATGGGGAAAATGGAATGGTTGAGGAGGCAGCGATAATGTTTTCTGTGATGAATAAGAAGAATTTGATTTCTTGGACTGCCTTAATATCAGGCTACACAAGGAATGGTTATGGTAAAAAGGCTGTTGATGGTTTTCTGGAATTGCGTGGTTGTGGTGTTGAATGTGATTCTGGTTTGTTAGCTACAATTCTTGATAGCTGCTCAGAATGCAAAAACTTGGAATTTGGAACTCAAATTCATGGATTAGTGATCAAGCTTGGTTATCCCTGTGATATTAATATTGGGACTGCTTTAATAGATTTATATGCCAAATGCAAGAACTTGCAGTCTGCAAGAACAGTTTTTAATGGTCTTTCCCCTAGGAGTACTGCTTCTTTCAACGCCATTCTAGTGGGATTTATTGAGAATGATAGCAACGAAGAAGATCCCATGGTTTTTCTTAGCCAGCTGAGACTGGCTGGTATTAAACCAGATTCAGTGAGTTTTTCACGGCTTCTAGGTTTATCTGCCAATCGAGCTTCTTTAGTAAAAGGGAGAGGTCTACATGCATATTCTATTAAAACAGGATTTGCAGGCCATATTTCAGTATCCAATGCTTTAATTACCATGTATGCCAAATGTGGAATCGTTGAGGACGCTTATCAAGCATTTAATTCAATGAGCGCTAATGATTGCATATCTTGGAATGCCATAATCTCGGCTTACTCTCTTCATGGTCAAGGTGAAAAGGCCTTATTGCTATATCAAGAGATGGAGGAGAAAGGGTTTACTCCTGATGAGATCACGATATTGGTCATCCTTCAAGCTTGCACTTATTCGGGTTTGTCGGAAGATGGATTACACCTATTCAACACAATGGAATCAAAATATGGGATTCAGCCATTGCTTGAGCACTATGCTTGTATGGTTGATCTTTTGGGCCGGGCTGGCTATTTATCACAAGCCATGGATATTATTAACAGGAGTCCCTTTTCAGAGTCAACTTTGCTTTGGAGAACTTTGGTCAATGTGTGTAAGTTGTGCGGGGATCTGAATCTTGGCAAGTTAGCTTCAAAACATTTACTTGATTTGTCACCTGATGAGGCAGGTTCTTATGTACTTGTTTCAAATATGTATGCTGGTGAAGGAATGATAGATGAGGCATCGAAGGTTAGAACAACTATGAAAGACTTGAAGTTGAGTAAAGAAGCAGGCAGTAGCTGGGTTGAGATTGATAACATGGTCCATTATTTCGTGGCAAGTGGCACAGACCATCCAGAAAGTATAGAAATTTATGCAAGATTGGACCTATTAAGGAATGAAATGAGAGGGATATATGATAGCAAAACTGATCTCAATCTAATTTAA
- the LOC133688048 gene encoding calcium-dependent protein kinase 32-like isoform X2, translated as MHRDLKPENFLFGNKKENAPLKAIDFGLSVFFKPGERFTEIVGSPYYMAPEVLKRNYGQEVDVWSAGVILYILLCGVPPFWAETEQGVAQAIIRSVVDFKRDPWPKVSDNAKDLVRKMLDPDPKCRLTAQQVLDHPWLQNAKKAPNVSLGETVRSKLKQFSIMNKLKKRAMRVIAEHLSVEEAAGIKEGFQLMDTGNKGKINIDELRVGLQKLGQQVLESDLQILMEVGDIDRDGYLDYGEFMAITVHLKKMGNDEHLRQAFKFFDQNQSGYIEIDELRCALADEVDGSNEEVINAIINDVDTDKDGKISYEEFTTMMKAGTDWRKASRQYSRERFNSLSLKLMRDGSLKLASEGR; from the exons ATGCATCGGGATCTAAAACCTGAGAACTTTTTGTTTGGAAACAAGAAGGAGAATGCCCCTTTGAAGGCAATTGATTTTGGATTGTCAGTGTTTTTCAAACCTG GTGAAAGATTTACGGAGATAGTTGGAAGTCCATACTACATGGCTCCTGAAGTGCTCAAGAGGAATTATGGCCAAGAAGTAGATGTCTGGAGTGCTGGTGTAATACTTTACATCTTACTTTGTGGTGTTCCACCCTTCTGGGCag AAACTGAACAGGGAGTTGCACAAGCAATTATTAGGTCAGTTGTTGACTTTAAGAGGGATCCTTGGCCCAAAGTTTCTGATAATGCCAAAGACCTAGTGAGAAAGATGCTTGATCCTGACCCGAAGTGCCGGCTTACAGCACAACAAGTGCTAG ATCACCCTTGGTTGCAAAATGCAAAGAAGGCTCCTAATGTTTCTTTAGGTGAAACAGTACGATCAAAGCTCAAGCAATTCTCTATTATGAACAAACTCAAGAAAAGAGCTATGAGG GTAATAGCTGAGCATTTGTCAGTGGAGGAAGCTGCTGGCATAAAGGAGGGATTCCAGCTGATGGATACTGGCAACAAAGGCAAGATTAACATTGATGAGCTAAGAGTTGGATTACAAAAACTTGGCCAACAGGTCCTTGAGAGTGACCTTCAAATTTTAATGGAAGTG GGTGACATAGATCGAGATGGTTATCTGGACTATGGAGAGTTTATGGCTATTACTGTTCACCTGAAAAAGATGGGGAACGATGAACACCTTCGCCAGGCCTTTAAATTCTTCGATCAAAACCAAAGTGGGTACATAGAAATTGATGAGCTAAGATGTGCCTTGGCTGATGAAGTTGATGGAAGTAATGAAGAAGTTATTAATGCTATTATTAACGATGTGGACACAGACAAG GATGGGAAAATAAGTTACGAGGAGTTTACCACAATGATGAAGGCTGGAACAGATTGGAGGAAAGCATCAAGACAGTACTCGCGCGAGCGGTTCAACAGTCTGAGCCTGAAACTGATGAGGGACGGGTCATTAAAATTGGCCAGTGAGGGTAGATAA
- the LOC133688048 gene encoding calcium-dependent protein kinase 32-like isoform X1, whose translation MGNCCVTPSGNPEKTKHKKKHNRYALDYGLHDGGHKLIVLKDPTGKELEQRYELGTELGRGEFGITYLCTDKETGENFACKCISKKKLKTDIDIEDVRREVEIMKRMPQHPNLVTLKGTYEDDNAVHLVMELCEGGELFDRIVARGHYTERAAAGVTKTIVEVVQICHEHGVMHRDLKPENFLFGNKKENAPLKAIDFGLSVFFKPGERFTEIVGSPYYMAPEVLKRNYGQEVDVWSAGVILYILLCGVPPFWAETEQGVAQAIIRSVVDFKRDPWPKVSDNAKDLVRKMLDPDPKCRLTAQQVLDHPWLQNAKKAPNVSLGETVRSKLKQFSIMNKLKKRAMRVIAEHLSVEEAAGIKEGFQLMDTGNKGKINIDELRVGLQKLGQQVLESDLQILMEVGDIDRDGYLDYGEFMAITVHLKKMGNDEHLRQAFKFFDQNQSGYIEIDELRCALADEVDGSNEEVINAIINDVDTDKDGKISYEEFTTMMKAGTDWRKASRQYSRERFNSLSLKLMRDGSLKLASEGR comes from the exons atgGGTAATTGTTGTGTAACACCATCAGGAAACCCTGAGAAAACGAAGCACAAGAAGAAACATAACCGATATGCCTTGGATTATGGGCTCCATGATGGAGGCCACAAGCTGATTGTGTTAAAAGACCCCACAGGAAAAGAACTTGAGCAAAGATATGAACTTGGTACAGAACTAGGCAGGGGTGAATTTGGAATCACATATTTGTGTACCGATAAGGAGACTGGTGAGAATTTTGCTTGCAAATGTATCTCTAAAAAGAAGTTAAAGACAGATATTGATATAGAGGATGTAAGGAGAGAAGTGGAGATCATGAAACGTATGCCTCAGCATCCTAATCTTGTCACCTTAAAGGGTACTTATGAGGATGATAATGCAGTTCATTTGGTGATGGAGTTATGTGAAGGAGGAGAGTTGTTTGACCGGATTGTGGCTAGAGGACATTACACTGAGAGGGCTGCCGCAGGTGTTACAAAGACCATTGTGGAGGTTGTTCAG ATATGCCACGAGCATGGCGTGATGCATCGGGATCTAAAACCTGAGAACTTTTTGTTTGGAAACAAGAAGGAGAATGCCCCTTTGAAGGCAATTGATTTTGGATTGTCAGTGTTTTTCAAACCTG GTGAAAGATTTACGGAGATAGTTGGAAGTCCATACTACATGGCTCCTGAAGTGCTCAAGAGGAATTATGGCCAAGAAGTAGATGTCTGGAGTGCTGGTGTAATACTTTACATCTTACTTTGTGGTGTTCCACCCTTCTGGGCag AAACTGAACAGGGAGTTGCACAAGCAATTATTAGGTCAGTTGTTGACTTTAAGAGGGATCCTTGGCCCAAAGTTTCTGATAATGCCAAAGACCTAGTGAGAAAGATGCTTGATCCTGACCCGAAGTGCCGGCTTACAGCACAACAAGTGCTAG ATCACCCTTGGTTGCAAAATGCAAAGAAGGCTCCTAATGTTTCTTTAGGTGAAACAGTACGATCAAAGCTCAAGCAATTCTCTATTATGAACAAACTCAAGAAAAGAGCTATGAGG GTAATAGCTGAGCATTTGTCAGTGGAGGAAGCTGCTGGCATAAAGGAGGGATTCCAGCTGATGGATACTGGCAACAAAGGCAAGATTAACATTGATGAGCTAAGAGTTGGATTACAAAAACTTGGCCAACAGGTCCTTGAGAGTGACCTTCAAATTTTAATGGAAGTG GGTGACATAGATCGAGATGGTTATCTGGACTATGGAGAGTTTATGGCTATTACTGTTCACCTGAAAAAGATGGGGAACGATGAACACCTTCGCCAGGCCTTTAAATTCTTCGATCAAAACCAAAGTGGGTACATAGAAATTGATGAGCTAAGATGTGCCTTGGCTGATGAAGTTGATGGAAGTAATGAAGAAGTTATTAATGCTATTATTAACGATGTGGACACAGACAAG GATGGGAAAATAAGTTACGAGGAGTTTACCACAATGATGAAGGCTGGAACAGATTGGAGGAAAGCATCAAGACAGTACTCGCGCGAGCGGTTCAACAGTCTGAGCCTGAAACTGATGAGGGACGGGTCATTAAAATTGGCCAGTGAGGGTAGATAA
- the LOC133689738 gene encoding putative elongation factor TypA-like SVR3, chloroplastic: MEMAINIHSSSSSSFSLINPKPPLLTKQLFGSSFTLSSFPNTSKTTSSSLRCRRSRFSFHSPIKCSVSTEASTTEKKSQLMRRGDIRNIAIVAHVDHGKTTLVDAMLKQSKVFRDNQFVQERIMDSNDIERERGITILSKNTSITYKDTKINIIDTPGHSDFGGEVERILNMVEGVLLVVDSVEGPMPQTRFVLKKALEFGHAVVVVVNKIDRPSARPDFVVNSTFELFIELNATDEQCDFQSIYASGIKGKAGLSPDDLAEDLGPLFEAIMRCIPGPCIDKDGALQMLATNIEYDEHKGRIAIGRLHAGVLQKGMDVRVCTSEDSCRFGKVSELFVYEKFIRVPATKVEAGDICAVCGIEDIQIGETIADKAFGKPLPSIRVEEPTVKMAFSINTSPFVGREGKYVTSRNLRDRLYRELERNLAMKVEDGETADTFVVSGRGTLHITILIENMRREGYEFMVGPPKVINKKVDDKVLEPYEIATVEVPEEHMGAVVELLGRRRGQMFDMQGVGSEGTTLLKYKIPTRGLLGLRNAILTASRGTAILNTIFDSYGPWAGDIITRDQGSLVAFEDGTSTSYALASSQDRGQMFIRPGAGVYKGQIVGIHQRTGDLSLNVCKKKAATNVRSNKEQTVVLDTPLDYSLDDCIEYIQEDELVEVTPSSIRMCKNPKLAKKTR; encoded by the exons ATGGAAATGGCAATTAACAtccacagcagcagcagctcctcCTTCTCTCTTATAAACCCTAAACCACCTCTGCTTACCAAACAACTCTTCGGTAGCTCCTTCACCTTATCTTCCTTCCCAAACACCTCCAAAACGACATCCTCATCACTCCGCTGCCGCCGTTCTCGTTTTTCATTTCACTCTCCGATAAAATGCTCCGTTTCCACCGAAGCCTCCACCACCG AGAAAAAGAGCCAGTTGATGAGAAGAGGAGACATACGGAATATAGCAATAGTAGCTCATGTTGATCATGGTAAAACTACCTTAGTTGATGCCATGTTAAAGCAATCTAAg GTGTTTCGCGATAATCAATTTGTACAGGAGAGAATTATGGACTCCAATGATATAGAACGCGAAAGAGGAATTacaattttgagcaaaaataCTTCAATTACTTATAAGGAtacaaaaatcaatataattgaTACTCCAGGTCACTCTGATTTTGGTGGTGAAGTTGAAAGGATTCTTAATATGGTCGAAGGAGTTCTACTCGTG GTGGACTCTGTTGAGGGGCCGATGCCACAGACGAGGTTTGTTTTGAAGAAGGCTTTGGAGTTTGGTcatgctgttgttgttgttgttaataagATTGATAGACCGTCTGCACGTCCGGATTTTGTTGTCAATTCGACTTTTGAATTGTTTATTGAACTCAATGCGACGGATGAACAG TGTGATTTCCAATCAATATATGCGAGTGGTATAAAAGGGAAGGCAGGATTGTCTCCTGATGATTTGGCTGAAGATCTTGGCCCACTTTTTGAGGCTATAATGAGATGCATACCTGGACCATGTATTGACAAAGACGGTGCACTGCAAATGCTT GCCACAAATATCGAGTATGATGAACATAAAGGACGAATAGCTATTGGACGGTTGCATGCTGGGGTTCTGCAGAAAGGAATGGATGTGAGG GTATGCACATCAGAAGATTCGTGTAGATTTGGAAAAGTTAGTGAGCTTTTTGTTTATGAGAAGTTCATTAGGGTTCCAGCCACAAAAGTGGAAGCTGGTGACATTTGTGCTGTCTGTGGAATTGAGGACATTCAA ATTGGGGAGACAATCGCTGATAAAGCATTCGGGAAGCCATTACCATCTATCAGAGTGGAAGAACCAACTGTGAAAATGGCCTTTTCCATAAATACATCTCCTTTTGTTGGCCGAGAG gGAAAATATGTTACCAGCAGGAATTTACGAGATCGACTCTACCGTGAGCTTGAACGAAATTTAGCTATGAAAGTTGAAGATGGTGAGACTGCTGATACATTTGTTGTCAGTGGGCGTGGTACTTTACATATCACCATATTAATAGAGAACAT GCGACGAGAAGGATACGAATTCATGGTGGGACCTCCAAAGGTCATCAACAAAAAGGTCGATGACAAAGTGCTAGAACCATATGAG ATTGCCACTGTGGAGGTTCCAGAAGAGCACATGGGGGCTGTGGTCGAACTTCTTGGTAGAAGGCGTGGACAGATGTTTGATATGCAAGGGGTTGG GTCGGAGGGAACAACCCTGCTTAAATATAAGATTCCCACCCGTGGCCTTCTTGGATTGCGTAATGCAATTTTGACAGCTTCTCGTGGCACTGCCATTCTCAACACAATATTTGATAGCTATGGACCTTGGGCTGGTGATATAATTACACGAGATCAGGGTTCATTG GTTGCCTTTGAGGATGGAACATCTACTTCTTATGCCCTTGCCAGTTCACAAGATAGAGGGCAAATGTTCATTAGACCTGGAGCAGGAGTTTATAAAGGTCAAATAGTTGGCATCCATCAACGAACAGGGGACCTGTCGCTTAATGTGTGTAAGAAAAAGGCTGCTACTAACGTACGTTCAAATAAAGAACAAACAG TGGTTCTTGATACCCCTTTGGATTATAGTCTGGATGACTGTATTGAGTATATCCAAGAAGATGAACTAGTGGAGGTTACTCCCTCAAGCATTCGAATGTGCAAAAATCCAAAGCTTGCAAAAAAGACAAGGTGA